The Etheostoma spectabile isolate EspeVRDwgs_2016 chromosome 1, UIUC_Espe_1.0, whole genome shotgun sequence genome has a segment encoding these proteins:
- the LOC116692045 gene encoding uncharacterized protein LOC116692045, with protein MWCPRPNEYLFAVPNCLTYYRGHQCLRQLADECGAKRPEYLRSTQLRKDIATTSQILNLKSNELDQLADFMGHDISVHRQFYRLSEPTIQSAKISKLLLALEKGKMHELKGKSLDEIEDVTDDDDESEEEQTFTTNIHNKAEVDCPRELNDMDTPDADGLPPVHNVRKDKTRRPWTKAEEKAVLRHFKSHIIKGHLASKKECVVCKECEQPALKNRTCQNIRDFVRNKGLTFKRQNRHPH; from the exons atGTGGTGTCCCAGACCAAATGAATACTTGTTTGCTGTACCAAATTGTCTGACTTACTACAGAGGACATCAGTGTCTCAGACAGCTCGCAGATGAGTGTGGTGCCAAGAGGCCAGAGTATCTACGATCAACTCAACTGCGCAAAGACATAGCGACCACATCACAAATCCTGAACTTGAAGAGCAATGAACTAGATCAGCTTGCTGATTTTATGGGGCACGATATATCAGTACATAGACAGTTCTACCGTCTGTCAGAGCCTACCATACAGAGTGCCAAAATTTCCAAGTTGCTCCTTGCACTGGAAAAGGGAAAGATGCATGAGCTTAAAGGAAAATCTCTTGACGAAATTGAAG ATGtcacagatgatgatgatgagagtgAGGAGGAACAAACATTCACAACAAACATTCACAACAAAGCAGAGGTAGATTGTCCTCGTGAACTGAACG ACATGGACACTCCTGATGCAGATGGACTCCCTCCTGTACATAATG taCGCAAAGACAAGACACGAAGACCATGGaccaaagcagaagaaaaagctGTGCTGAGACATTTCAAGTCTCACATAATTAAAGGTCATTTAGCATCAAAGAAGGAGTGTGTGGTTTGCAAAGAATGTGAACAGCCAGCACTGAAAAATAGAACATGCCAAAACATTAGAGACTTTGTGAGAAACAAGGGGCTGACTTTTAAGCGCCAAAACCGCCACCCACACTAA